In the Roseofilum reptotaenium CS-1145 genome, GTGTAGCTCGATTCACCGTTCTGTCTTTACTAGGGTTGTCGGTTCAAGTCCTCCAGGGCGCGTTATCGTCAATCTTCGATCCCGTAAGGCTTTGTCCTCCGAAGTCAGAGATATAAGAGTCTTGGCTCTACCTAAAGTCTGCCTAAAGCCACTCTAACCCCCTCCATGGCGCTGGGGGTCAAATTGGGTAAAAGCATACCTTTTTTGAATTTTCTTTTCTGGTCATCTGAGATTGCACTGCAACTTCGCAGTGCAAATCCAACTTAGGGGAGACAGAGGTAGTCTGGAGCCACGAAACTAGAAACCCACACGACTCATACCATTTCTCCATGATATTGCGCTTAATGAATACTCTCAGACAATTGCCTCAATAGAAATCATTAGTTGCAAACTTAAAGAGAAATGGTGTCAGAACATTCTCATAGAGGAGATTGGCAGCGCCTACAAGATGAATTCTCTCCCTCAATGGCTATCAGCTATTCCCTAAACAATTAAGTTATGGTTTGAGGGAAAATGTAGGTTTAAAAGGTTCAATGAGTTAAACGTTTTCGGTAAATCAGTTCTAGTTGTCCACCATATTCTTGGATCAGGGCAAGTTGTCGGCGATATAAACCTCGAAATAGGTTGGTAAAAAGTAGAGTAACGATCGCGACTACCAATCCTACAGCAGTAGAAATTAAAGCTTCACTAATCCCTGCGGTTACGCCAAGATTGTCCATACCTCCCAGATCTCCAATACGCAGGGAAGAAAAAGCGTGAATCAGCCCGAGAATAGTGCCCAATAAGCCTAGAAGAGGGGAAACGGTAATCACTGTTTCAAAGAGAGTATTAAATCGCTTCAGGATGGGAATTTCTGCTTGTCCAGCACTTTCAAGAGCTAATCGAAATTCTTCTGGCGTGGGTTGATCAAGTTCTAAGGGAGCCAGGAAAATTCTCGCCAGAGGTAAATCTCGGTTCTGATCCAATTTCATCAAGGCCGTTTGCACATCCTGACGATAGATCCGTACAACCTCTTGGGCTAACGGTTTTTGGCGGCGAGTAATTTGCCACCAAAAAACCAGTCGTTCGAGGATCAAGGTAGTTGCTAGGACAGAAAATCCTAACAACGGCACAATAACAATTCCACCAAAGGAAACTAGGCTGTCGATCGCGTTTAGGATAGCCATGAGAAGCTAAGTATCGGGAAAATGATCGATTTGAGCATAGCCACTAAAGAGTAGGTTTTTGCCTTGAGTTTCTAGGCGATTAATCCGCAAGGTTACCCCATCTAGGTTAAATCGATCTAAATCAACCATATCATTTAAGATGTCAGCCAGCGCTTGGGTAAAGCTTTGAGCGCGATCGCACAATTCTGGGGGAATATTATCCGGTTCAAATTGAGCGTCACTAAACAGGATGCGCCGCCGACGTTCCACCACCAACGTTGCTCTCATGGCGATCGGAATTAAATCAGCATTGCCCACATCTGTTATCGCAAACAGTCGAATTTGGTTGTTGGGGAGCAACTCAACCGATACCTCCTTAAACGAAACAGGGTGTCCTCCAGA is a window encoding:
- a CDS encoding MotA/TolQ/ExbB proton channel family protein, producing the protein MAILNAIDSLVSFGGIVIVPLLGFSVLATTLILERLVFWWQITRRQKPLAQEVVRIYRQDVQTALMKLDQNRDLPLARIFLAPLELDQPTPEEFRLALESAGQAEIPILKRFNTLFETVITVSPLLGLLGTILGLIHAFSSLRIGDLGGMDNLGVTAGISEALISTAVGLVVAIVTLLFTNLFRGLYRRQLALIQEYGGQLELIYRKRLTH